The Wolbachia endosymbiont of Drosophila innubila region TAGTGATCTTGTTGAAAAAGAAGAGATTGTAGTATTAAACAAATGCGACTTATTGAGGGAAGCAGAAATTCTGGAAAAGAAGAATCACCTAGCTAATTATCTCAATAAAGAAGTGCTGTGCTTATCAATTAATGGTGATTTACAGCCTATTTTAAGATTATTAAGTGAAAAATTGAAAAAGAGTAATTCTAAGGAAATCGATGTATATGATCCTTTTAAAGCGTAAATTTTCTATTTATGGATGTACAAGAATGGTAGCGTGCAACCAGAACTAAGCGTACAGCTGTGCAAACATCGTGATTTGAGTCCACCAGAAGGGTGTCATCCCAGTGCCCAGACACTGGGATCCAGGAATTTTATTAAGTTGGTAAGCATAAAAGTAGCCGTTTTATGTTAAAATACAACGTTTTGATGATTATGAAAAGGCTGGATTCCAGACTGGAATGACACCATCATAAAGTGAATCAGTGTCAGCTACTTGCATCTACCATGCAAGTTAACTGAAAATTGCAATGTTCGTACACTTGACTACTTGGATCTAGTATGATTTAATTAACAAAGAAGTAGGCATGAAAAAATTATGTAGTGAACCAGTTTGCATAACACCAGGAGGAAAATATGGATAGAAAGACGAGAATAGAATCAGACAGCTTAGGGGAAGTAAAAGTACCAAGTGAACATTACTGGGGAGCACAGACTCAGCGTTCTTTAGAAAATTTTAAGATTGGCACAGAAAAAATGCCAGAGCCTCTGATTAAAGCATTAGCAATAGTAAAACTTGCAGCAGCGCGTGTTAATATGAAACATGGTGTTATAGATGATAGGGTAGGGGACGCAATTTGCACAGCCGCGAGGGAAGTAATAGATGGCAAATTTAATAATGAATTTCCGCTTGTTGTTTGGCAAACCGGATCCGGAACGCAGACTAATATGAATATGAATGAAGTGATCAGCAATCGTGCAATAGAGATTTTAGGTGGTAATTTGGGTAGTAAATCTCCAATACATCCAAATGATCATGTGAATTATGGTCAGTCGTCAAATGACACCTTTCCAACAGCAATGCATATAGCAGCAGCAGAGCAAATAAACTGCTTGCTTATTCCAAATCTTGAAAAATTGCATAAGGTGCTGGATAATAAGGTTCAGGAATTTAAAGATATAATAAAAGTAGGACGTACTCATCTGCAAGATGCAACGCCCCTAACACTAGGACAGGAGTTTTCTGGCTATGCAGCCCAGATTAAAAAGGGGATAGAGAGAGTAAAATCAACTTTAAGTGGTATATACGAGCTTGCACAAGGTGGCACTGCGGTTGGCACGGGACTCAATACTAAAAAGGGTTTTGCTGAAGATTTTGCAAAGCAAGTTGCAGGAATTACTAACCTTCCATTTACTTCAGCAGGCAATAAATTTGAAGCGCTAGCAGCAAATGATGCTTTAGTTGAGCTCAGTGGAACACTCAATACAGTAGCAGTCAGTTTAATGAAAATTGCAAATGATATAAGGTTGCTTGGTTCTGGTCCAAGATGCGGAATTGGGGAAATAATGTTACCGGAAAATGAGCCTGGTTCTTCAATTATGCCAGGTAAAGTGAATCCAACTCAGTGTGAAGCGGTGACTATGGTATGCACTCAAGTTATGGGAAATCATGTTGCTGTAACCATTAGTGGTTCAAACGGTCATTTTGAATTGAATGTGTTTAAGCCAGTGATAATTTACAATGTTTTGCAGTCTATAAGACTTTTAGCTGACGCAAGTTTAAATTTTACAGAAAAATGTGTAGTTGGTATTAAAGCAAATGAAGAGAGGATAAAAGATTTACTGAATCAGTCGTTGATGTTGGTCACTATATTAAATACGCATATAGGGTACGACAATGCAGCAAAAATAGCGAAGCTTGCTTATAAAGAAAATATCACTCTAAAAGAAGCAGCAGCAAAACTTCAACTGCTCACTGAGGAAGAGTTTGAAAGGATAGTGAAACCAGAAGAAATGGTAAATTATTTGTAACCGCTCACACTTAATTCTTCAATCTCACTAATAGAAAGGCCAGTAAACTTGACAATAGTGTTAACATCAACATTATTATCTTGCTTTGTCTACCTTATTTTGCCGCTCCCCTGAACGGATACGGCTTAAGACATAAGATCCTTTTTCATAGCTATACTACGTTATCCAGCGTCTGGGCACTGGTTTCTTGGTACTTATTCCGCAATAATTTTTTTTTCCTTCAATAAACTTTGCAGTTCGCCTTTTTCGTACATCTCGCGAGTGATGTCGCAACCACCAATAAACTCTTCCTTTATATATAATTGTGGAATTGTTGGCCAATCAGAAAACTTTTTTATAGATTCACGTATTTCATCATTCTCCAACACGTTAATATACTTAAACTTCACGTTCAATTTTTTTAGGATTGACACGACGAGTCCAGAGAATCCGCATTGAGGAAAATCAGAAGTGCCTTTCATATATAATACCACATCATTTTCTGTTATATCTTTTTTTATTTGTTCAAAATTGCTCATAAATTCACCTTATTTTTAAGTATTAGTTTCCAGTTGCAAGGCGTGTATAGACTGACCTTCCAGAGCTTTATATACCATTTTATGCTGTTCTATTTTTGTCTTTCCAAGAAAACACTTGGAGTTTATTTTTAAATGATAATGGTCATCATCTCCAGCAAGATCATGAATCTTTATATCAGCGTCGGGGAACGATTGTTTGATGATCCTCTCTAATTCGTGAATTGCAATAGTCATTGATTTGCTTTAAATTACAATACTTTCATTATAAATCTAAAACGATTGAGCGCAATAAAAAGTTGCTATCATAAAAAATAGAAGCATACTATAATAATGGAATGACAAATTATGCAGGGAGGCTTTGTGGTGGGCGAAAGATTTAAATTCACATATCTATTGGTTTTGCTAACTTTTTCATTTAGGTGCTTATCTTACGATGATAAAATAAATAACTTAGAGAATGTTTACATCAAAGCTAACTATTTTGGAGCATTCTTCAATGCAATAGGTTCTCTAGAAGGAAAAGAAGATGCAGGTGACAATATAACAGAGGGGGTTTTTAGTTTTAATAAGAAGGAGCGAATTGAAGCTGGATACAGTCCTAAATATGTTCCAGAGTTTGCCGGTAGTGCTGCAATAGGGTATTTATTCAAAAATATGAGAGTTGAGTTTGAAGGCTTATATTCTCAGACTAACTTATATGATGAAGATTATTCAGATAAGAAAAAAGCAAGATATATTGAACTTCGTCGTCACAATGATGCGTCTACTGGAGCGGAATGCAATTCACCTTGGAGAAGTGGAAAGGTTGATATTCACATTCAAGAAAATTGTAGTGTTGAAGCAGAGTTCAGAGCTGCATTTAAGATGAAAAATGAAGGTTTTAATAACTTAGCTGGAATGGTCAATGTATATCGTGATTTTAATATAGCAAAAATGCCATTCACCCCATATGTTGGTATTGGTGCAGGTGTAACTAGGGTTAAATTTCTAGGAAAAACCAGATATGCCTTGGCTTACCAAGCAAAACTTGGTATCAATCACCAACTTACAGCACAAACTCAAGCATTTGCTGGTTTACGCTATTTTGGTATCCTTGATAACCAATTTAAAGATATTGTACCAGGAATAAAGATACTAGCTGGTGAAGGATATATTCCTGCCGGTGGAGGAAGTAAAGTTGATGAAACTGCACGTGTTGAATCAACAACTGCAACCATTACCAATAGGTTTGGCATATATGGCTTAGAGTTTGGGTTGGTTTATCACTTTTAACTTTATCCAATAAATTACATATGTGAAGATAGTAAATTCAGCATGCTGAGAACATTAGAAAGACGAGATTTTAATTGATTTTCATATTTACTCCAATCTTGTATTGCCTTTCTTGCAACACCTGAATCAACTGCGGCTTTTGCAACAGCAGGAGCTACTATAGAAATTAATCTTGGGTCAAATGGAGTAGGTATTATATATTCACGTCCATAGCCCATTTTACGACCGCCATAGACTGCAGATATCTCACCTGGTACTGGCTCACGGGCAAGCTTTGCTATTGCATCTGCAGCTGCAATTTTCATTTCATCATTTATTGTTGTTGCATGTACATCAAGTGCCCCTCTAAATATATAAGGAAAACCCATTACGTTGTTGACTTGGTTGTTGTAATCTGACCTACCAGTTGCAATTATTGCATCTGGCCTCACAGATTTTGCAAACTCAGGCCTTACTTCTGGATCGGGATTGGCAAGAGCAAAAATAATCGGGTCTTTGCCCATACTCTTTAACATCTCTTCATTTAACACATCTTTTGCAGATAGTCCGATGAATACATCAGCGCCTTTTATTGTATCAAGTAGAGAACGTTCGGAAGTATCAATTGCATACTTTTCCTTCCACTCATTCATATCCTCGTTTCTACCTTTGTATATTACTCCTTGCTTATCACACAGCACTATATTTTTAGCGCCCATGGACTTTAGTATTTCTAAACATGCAATACCGGCTGCTCCAGCACCATTCATAATGATCTTAACGTCCTCTAATTTCTTTTCAACAATATCAAGAGCATTTTCTATGCCAGCTGCAACAACCACCGCAGTTCCATGCTGGTCATCATGGAACACTGGAATATCCATCAGTTCATTCAGGCGTTTCTCTATTATAAAACAATCGGGAGATCTTATATCTTCTAAATTTATCCCCCCCCAACTTGGCCCAAGATACCTTACTGCATTGATGAAATCTTCTATATTTTCTGTACCAACTTCTATATCAACTGCATCAATATCAGCAAAACGCTTAAATAAAACAGCTTTGCCTTCCATGACAGGTTTTGCAGCAAGAGGACCGATATTACCAAGTCCAAGCACTGCAGTGCCATTTGAAATGACAGCAACACAGTTGCTTTTTGCTGTATAATCATAAACAACCTCAGGATTTTTAGCTATTTCAAGGCACGGAGCTGCAACACCAGGGGAATAAGCAAGTGACAAATCATACTGGGTAGATAAAGGTTTTGTTGGCATGATTGAAATTTTACCAGGGTTACCACCTCTGCTGTGATACTTAAGCGCTTCTTGTTTTGTGGTACTATCTAAATCATCGTTCATCATTACATCCTTATATTTTAAGCTTGTATTTTTTAAGTATATGGAGTTTTTATAAATGTTCAATTGTAAACTATTAACTTGTGAACTCTGTTGTACTTCTGTATAAGTTTACCTATTACGTAAGATGATATTACATGCTTAAAAAAAACGTGCCTAATTTGCTTACAATTTCTCGTGCACTTGCAATACCAGCAATAATATTAAGTTTTTATATAGAAAATAAATATGCAGGCCTGATAACAATATCAATCTTTGTGTTTGCGTGCATTACGGATTTTTTTGATGGTTACCTGGCGCGTGCGTGGAAAGTCCAATCAAAGTTTGGCAAGCTATTTGATCCAATTGCTGACAAATTAATAGTGGTTTCAACGATAATTATGCTAGTTTATAAGCATAAGATAAATGATTTTACAATAGTACCATCGATTATCATCATCTGTCGGGAGATATTAGTCTCGGGTTTACGGGAGTTTCTGATAGCTACAAATGTTAGTCTACCTGTAAGCAAAGCTGGAAAAATTAAAACATTTTTGCAGATGGTTGCTGTAGTAGCGCTAATAATGAACGATTATTATATGATTCAATATACAGGTGCGATTTGTTTATGGGTTGCAGCTATTATAACTATGTGGTCAGGCTATAATTATATCCTAGCCGGCATCAAATAGATTGATTAAATCTCCTAGGAAATAGTTAATAGACAAGAGTAGTTAATATCTTAGTGATATTGACTCAGAAAGCAAAAAGGTGTATAATTGTATTAACTTACTACTAATTAGGTTAATATTATGAAAATACCTAGTGGCAAATTTTCTTCTACTAAAAAGGTTCCAGGAAAGAATAAGAAAAAAAGAGATTTTGAACCATTAGAAGAGTTTTTTTGGGATTTTTGGCCAACAGTTGATAAAGAAGTCAAAAGAGAAAGGCTAGAACAAGAACTATTAGCACTAAAAAAAAGAGAGCTATATAGAGAAAATGTGCATCATTGGCAACAATGGTCCCATTTACATTGCTGATGGCGATTGAACTGGAAAAAACATATAGCGATCAGGTATTACTTGGCGTGATAAGTGGCGCGCTAAGCCACACTATATTACCTTTTACAGTCTTATCTCTTATTTGTACGCTATATTTAATTTACAATAATAGGAAGATAGCACAAAAAGAACGAGAGTTGGATATTATTGAAAATGGAGAGGAAGTAAAGGAAAAAGAGCACAATATTTCTGATATAGGTCAGTGTTTGATCTATATTGAGGCTATAACAACTGCACTGGTTATTGTAGGTATGATAATGGGTGAAACATCTTCACTTGAAGCAGCAGAGGATGCAATTTTATTTCTTGCCAATGCAATTGCTTTTCTTGCAACTCTTGTTTCTTATATTGATAAGCATGAAAAAAATAAGAAAAAGGAAACAGAAAAGTCTGATCTTGATGAGAAATCTAGCAAGAAAACTAGCAATATATCTGTAGCCGGATTGGCGCTTGCTGGTTCTTCTGTATTTTCAATAAGAAGGATAATGTTAATAGCATTAGCATCGTCCTTAAATCCTGCTGTTGGACCTACTTTAGGCTTGGTAGGTATTGCAATTTTTATGGCTGTACAGGTCTTAACTATACATTCCTACAGTAAGACGCTGAAAGATCCAAAAGTGGAAGGACGAGGTGAATCAAGAAATACAGGTAGTTCTGACCGTAGTTATAAAGAAGAAGGACCGGCTATTGCCTAAGAAATTTATTTATTTAAGTAATATTTAGGTCTATACTTTATTTTGATCGAAAAAAATCTTATGTATAAGACTTTAATCACGTGCTTTATTTTCCTAATTTGCTCCTTTACACAATCGTATGCGGATGATCTTGAAAAAACTGAAACTGAAACTGAACTATATGAAGAAGCAGTTGAACTTTTTGATCAGAAAAAATATAAACAAGCTATTAGGGCATTTCATAAGATAGAGGATTTGTATCCTTTTTCTTATTGGGCAATGAAAGCAAAATTATTATCTGGGGTCTCTCACTATAATATGGGTAACTATAGCAGTGCTGCAAGTGATATGGCTGATTATATATATGTTTATTCAAATGGTGAAGATTTACCATATGTATACTACTTAAGAGTATTATCTTATTACATGCAAATTAATAAAGTGCAACTTGGACAGCAAACTGCATATAAAACTTTAGAGCTAGCCACTGAGTACATTAATCTCTTTCCAGGCAGCGAATATGTAGACGAGATAAAGGAAAGAGCAAAATTAATCACAGAACATATATCAACAAAAGAGTATTCTATCGGTAAATTTTACCTGAGGCGTGGTGAATATTTAGCAGCAATTAAGCGTTTCCAGAATATGGCAAGCTATAAGGATTCTAAATATTTTTCTAAGTCTATTAACCATTTAATAGCAGCCCATTCAGCTCTTGGCCTTGACTTAGAAGCTGAGCAGTATGAAAGTATGTTATTAGCAGAAAACCTGCAAGATGCCAAGCCAGAGGCTTGAAAATTTGCTTTAGCTTTTTCTATGCTTTGATATATAATTAGGTTTTTAACTATTTGAATATGGCTGGTCATTCACAATTTTCAAATATAAAACATCGGAAAGGCGCTCAGGATGCAAAGCGCTCTCAAAAATTTACGAAGCTGATCAGAGAAATAACAGTTGCTGCAAAGCAAGGGCTGCCCGATCCCGAACTCAACCCGCGCCTTCGCTCTGCTATATTTGCTGCACGCAAGGAAAATCTACCAAAAGATAAAATAGAAACAGCAATAAAAAATGCAACTGGTAACGTTGCTGGAGAAAATTACGAGGAAATCCAATATGAAGGTCATGGGCCTTCTGGCACTGCACTCATTGTCCATGTTTTGACTAATAATCGCAACCGAACTGCTTCTGAGGTACGTTATATATTTTCTCGCAAGGGTGGAAACTTGGGAGAAACAGGAAGTGTTAGTTACCTTTTCGATCATGTAGGCTTAATCGTCTATAAAGCAGAGGGTGTGAATTTTGATGATTTATTCAGTCATGGAATCGAATTAGAAGTATTGAATGTTGAGGAAAATGACAAAGAAGGATTACACGTTATAACTTGTGAAATAAAAGATTTTGGTAAAGTACGCGATGCCTTTTATGCAAAATTCGGAGAACCAGAACTTGCTCGTCTTTCATGGCAGCCAAAAGATCTGATTGAAATTAGCGATAAAGAGTTGATTGATAAATTATCTGCATTGGTTGAAGAATTAGAAGATAATGATGATGTACAGTATGTGGAAGGTAATTTTACTTTTGTTGATGCTGTTTAAATGATGAAGCTGATTGTATTTATGCTGCTCTTTATCTTACCGTTATATACCGCTGAAACATCAACAGATCTTGCACAGCCATTCCAGCATGGAATCAGAAAAAAAAAAGCTACTTTGACGACAGAAAGTGATAGAAAGTTGTTATTCATATCCAGTACCATAAAATCTTCCTTTTTTGCCACGGAAGGGTTGGCGCCAAATACAGCGGTGAAATTGATCAACATATATAAAGATTTCGGTGTTGATTTTAAAAAAGACATTGTGCCGAAGAGTAAATTGGAGGTTCTTTTTGAGAGATTGCCTAATAATCAGAAGACTGAAGAAAAAATTTTATATGCTTCACTGATAATAAACAAGAAAGCTATTAGTTTATATCATTATAAATCGCAAGACGGCAAAGAAAGGTATTTTAATAAAGAAGGAATAAGCTTAAAAAATGGCGAAATTTTTGCAAATCCTTTAAATGGAGATTATCGCATATCCTCAAAATTTGGCAATAGAAAGCATCCTGTTCGCGGTAAAATTGCTTTTCACAAAGGAGTGGATTATGCAGCTAAACTTGGCACTCCCATATACGCTGCTGCAGAGGGTGTGATAGAATATATAGGAAAGAATGGTGGCTATGGAAATTACATCAAAATAAAACACAAAAATGAATATTCAACCTGTTACGCGCATATAAGTAGATTTAGTGGCGATATAAAGTTAGGCTCTAAAGTAAAGCAGGGGCAGGTCATCGCCTATGTTGGTAGCACTGGTGTTGCAACAGGCCCTCATTTACATTACGAAGTTATATATAACGGCAAACACATCGATCCGCTTACGATAGCACATAAAACTGAAGTAAAATTGCCTGATCATGAATTAAGAGAGTTTAAACTATTTGTAAATAAGATAAATAAAACGATCAACAGAGAGAGTTCAAGTGAAAAAGAAGTTTAAAGACAATATGGATAAGAATACGATAAACGATAGAATTTGAGTCAAATTCGGGCTTTTCCTGTACTAATAGCGCTAGGATTAATTTTATCGCTGCTTTTTTTGGCATATGACAGCACAATTGCACTTGGAGTTGCTGCCGTTTCAATTTTGACTTTTCTTCAAGGATTTTTTATTAATGACCCTAATGAAGCAAGAGTGATAGAATTTTTTGGTCATTATATTGGAACTTATTTTAAGTCTGGAATATGTGTAACGCTTCCCTTTTCAAGCAAATATATAGTTTCCCTAAAATTTCAGAATATTAACACAGAAAAAATAAAAGTTAATGATGCAAATGGAAGTCCAATAGAGATTTCTGCAGTAATTGTTTGGAGAGTGAGCAGTCCTGCAAAGGCGTATTATAATGTTAACAACTATCACGAATTTGTTTTTGTACAAAGTGACTCGGTAATTAGAGAATTGGCGAGCAATTATCCGTATGACAGCGAGAGCAATGAGGAATCTTTACGTAAAAATTCTGATAAAATTTCAGATGAATTGCGGTCAATGTTACAACAAAGATTAGATATTGCAGGAATTGAGATTACAGAAGCAAGAATATCGCATTTGGCGTATTCGTCCGAGATTGCACAAGCAATGTTAAGGCGTCAACAAGCACATGCTATCACTTCGGCAAGAAGGCATATAGTGCAAAATGCAATAGGAATTGTCGAGGAAGTAATAGCTCATTTTGAAAAAAACAAAAGCTTACAATTAGATGGCAAGCAAAAGGTTCAATTGATAAATAATTTGTTGGTTGCCCTAATCTCTGAGCAAGATGCACAACCGACGATTAGTTTAGATAATAATTAGCATAGAAGCCGATTGGGTTTCATAAATGCAAGTCACTATTAATTTCTTGATTAATAGACTAAATGATGTTATAAATTACACGCATTAGGGGTGCTCTAGAAAAGCTGAGAGTACATAAAGTACAACCCTTTGAACCTGATATTGTTAAAGCAAGCGTAGGAAAATGTATGTATATAAATATTGAAGAATGCTTCGGCTTCATTGCGTTAATTGCATCTCTAATTGGATTATCACCTCAAGTATATAAAGCATATATCACTAAAGTTACTCGTGATGTATCGATGTTAATGTTAGTAAACTATCTTATTTGTTCATTGTCTTGGATTGGCTATGGTCTTTACCAGAGCTCAATTTTTGTGGTGCTTAGCAATATTGCTGGATTAGTGATTAGCATAATATCAATTATTCAAAAATGTTACTACGATGCAAAACCTGCACCATGATCATGTGCTGCACTGCAGTACACAACAACAATATCGTTCTATTGTAGTGCTAAATGGAAAAATACCGAGCTCATCGTTTTTTAAACGAGATATACCTATTATTGCTGTAGATGGAGGAGCAAACAAGCTTCTATCAATTGGCGTAAAACCTGATCTTGTAGTAGGAGATTTGGATAGCGTAAATCTGGATTTACGTGCTAATTTGAATACGATATATCTACCTGATCAAGATTATTGCGACTTTTCTAAAGCAATGGCTCACTTAAAAACAGTAAAGTTATTGCCATCAATAGTAACGGGTATTACTGGAGGAGCAATTGATCACATACTACAGAATATTAACATTTTTCTAAGTACGGGCAGTATCTTTTACACACCTTCACCTCCCATGGTAGGTTACACTTTACAAAAAGGTATTACCCATTTTTTTTCTTTGCCAAAAAATACTAAAATATCTTTACTTGGTATACCGAGAGCTCAAATATCAACTAAAGGATTAAAATGGGAACTGCACCTTAGTAATCTTGCTTTTCCGGGAAAAAATTCTTGCTTTAATCGAAGTTTAGGCAATAAGGTATCCGTAGAAGTACACAGTGGTATATGTCTAGCAATGATTTATTTAGAGACAGTAGATGATGCTGCAAGACATCATGTGCGTCAAGTTAAGAAGTAAATAGACTTCTTGCATAACCCAAACTAAGTAGAAAAAGGTATCATCCAAGTAGCTGACACTGGTTCCTTTATGACGTGTCATTCCAATTCCAGCTACTTGAATGACAGCAGTCCTACGTCATACCGCCGCGGTATCTCTTAGCCGCTAACAAGCAGCGGGATGACGAATTACTTAACCATCATTACACCGTCATACCGCGATTCATTCGCGGTATCTCTTAACATAGATCCCCTACTATACCTTAACATAGATCCCGCTAACACGTAGCGGGATGACGATTGTCGTTTAGCTATAAACATTAAGAAATTTACCAAATGAAAAAAAAGGCAAAAGAAGCCCTGGGGTTATTATCTGCTTTAAAATATTGGCGTTTTTTATGTTTTAAACGCTTGACAAGCAAGATTAAGCTGCTTTTAATTGCAACTAA contains the following coding sequences:
- the fumC gene encoding class II fumarate hydratase, with the translated sequence MDRKTRIESDSLGEVKVPSEHYWGAQTQRSLENFKIGTEKMPEPLIKALAIVKLAAARVNMKHGVIDDRVGDAICTAAREVIDGKFNNEFPLVVWQTGSGTQTNMNMNEVISNRAIEILGGNLGSKSPIHPNDHVNYGQSSNDTFPTAMHIAAAEQINCLLIPNLEKLHKVLDNKVQEFKDIIKVGRTHLQDATPLTLGQEFSGYAAQIKKGIERVKSTLSGIYELAQGGTAVGTGLNTKKGFAEDFAKQVAGITNLPFTSAGNKFEALAANDALVELSGTLNTVAVSLMKIANDIRLLGSGPRCGIGEIMLPENEPGSSIMPGKVNPTQCEAVTMVCTQVMGNHVAVTISGSNGHFELNVFKPVIIYNVLQSIRLLADASLNFTEKCVVGIKANEERIKDLLNQSLMLVTILNTHIGYDNAAKIAKLAYKENITLKEAAAKLQLLTEEEFERIVKPEEMVNYL
- the grxD gene encoding Grx4 family monothiol glutaredoxin, which translates into the protein MSNFEQIKKDITENDVVLYMKGTSDFPQCGFSGLVVSILKKLNVKFKYINVLENDEIRESIKKFSDWPTIPQLYIKEEFIGGCDITREMYEKGELQSLLKEKKIIAE
- a CDS encoding BolA/IbaG family iron-sulfur metabolism protein → MTIAIHELERIIKQSFPDADIKIHDLAGDDDHYHLKINSKCFLGKTKIEQHKMVYKALEGQSIHALQLETNT
- a CDS encoding P44/Msp2 family outer membrane protein, producing MQGGFVVGERFKFTYLLVLLTFSFRCLSYDDKINNLENVYIKANYFGAFFNAIGSLEGKEDAGDNITEGVFSFNKKERIEAGYSPKYVPEFAGSAAIGYLFKNMRVEFEGLYSQTNLYDEDYSDKKKARYIELRRHNDASTGAECNSPWRSGKVDIHIQENCSVEAEFRAAFKMKNEGFNNLAGMVNVYRDFNIAKMPFTPYVGIGAGVTRVKFLGKTRYALAYQAKLGINHQLTAQTQAFAGLRYFGILDNQFKDIVPGIKILAGEGYIPAGGGSKVDETARVESTTATITNRFGIYGLEFGLVYHF
- a CDS encoding malic enzyme-like NAD(P)-binding protein, which produces MNDDLDSTTKQEALKYHSRGGNPGKISIMPTKPLSTQYDLSLAYSPGVAAPCLEIAKNPEVVYDYTAKSNCVAVISNGTAVLGLGNIGPLAAKPVMEGKAVLFKRFADIDAVDIEVGTENIEDFINAVRYLGPSWGGINLEDIRSPDCFIIEKRLNELMDIPVFHDDQHGTAVVVAAGIENALDIVEKKLEDVKIIMNGAGAAGIACLEILKSMGAKNIVLCDKQGVIYKGRNEDMNEWKEKYAIDTSERSLLDTIKGADVFIGLSAKDVLNEEMLKSMGKDPIIFALANPDPEVRPEFAKSVRPDAIIATGRSDYNNQVNNVMGFPYIFRGALDVHATTINDEMKIAAADAIAKLAREPVPGEISAVYGGRKMGYGREYIIPTPFDPRLISIVAPAVAKAAVDSGVARKAIQDWSKYENQLKSRLSNVLSMLNLLSSHM
- the pgsA gene encoding CDP-diacylglycerol--glycerol-3-phosphate 3-phosphatidyltransferase, coding for MLKKNVPNLLTISRALAIPAIILSFYIENKYAGLITISIFVFACITDFFDGYLARAWKVQSKFGKLFDPIADKLIVVSTIIMLVYKHKINDFTIVPSIIIICREILVSGLREFLIATNVSLPVSKAGKIKTFLQMVAVVALIMNDYYMIQYTGAICLWVAAIITMWSGYNYILAGIK
- the bamD gene encoding outer membrane protein assembly factor BamD, encoding MYKTLITCFIFLICSFTQSYADDLEKTETETELYEEAVELFDQKKYKQAIRAFHKIEDLYPFSYWAMKAKLLSGVSHYNMGNYSSAASDMADYIYVYSNGEDLPYVYYLRVLSYYMQINKVQLGQQTAYKTLELATEYINLFPGSEYVDEIKERAKLITEHISTKEYSIGKFYLRRGEYLAAIKRFQNMASYKDSKYFSKSINHLIAAHSALGLDLEAEQYESMLLAENLQDAKPEA
- a CDS encoding YebC/PmpR family DNA-binding transcriptional regulator; the encoded protein is MAGHSQFSNIKHRKGAQDAKRSQKFTKLIREITVAAKQGLPDPELNPRLRSAIFAARKENLPKDKIETAIKNATGNVAGENYEEIQYEGHGPSGTALIVHVLTNNRNRTASEVRYIFSRKGGNLGETGSVSYLFDHVGLIVYKAEGVNFDDLFSHGIELEVLNVEENDKEGLHVITCEIKDFGKVRDAFYAKFGEPELARLSWQPKDLIEISDKELIDKLSALVEELEDNDDVQYVEGNFTFVDAV
- a CDS encoding M23 family metallopeptidase, with protein sequence MKLIVFMLLFILPLYTAETSTDLAQPFQHGIRKKKATLTTESDRKLLFISSTIKSSFFATEGLAPNTAVKLINIYKDFGVDFKKDIVPKSKLEVLFERLPNNQKTEEKILYASLIINKKAISLYHYKSQDGKERYFNKEGISLKNGEIFANPLNGDYRISSKFGNRKHPVRGKIAFHKGVDYAAKLGTPIYAAAEGVIEYIGKNGGYGNYIKIKHKNEYSTCYAHISRFSGDIKLGSKVKQGQVIAYVGSTGVATGPHLHYEVIYNGKHIDPLTIAHKTEVKLPDHELREFKLFVNKINKTINRESSSEKEV
- a CDS encoding SemiSWEET family sugar transporter, which gives rise to MYINIEECFGFIALIASLIGLSPQVYKAYITKVTRDVSMLMLVNYLICSLSWIGYGLYQSSIFVVLSNIAGLVISIISIIQKCYYDAKPAP
- a CDS encoding thiamine diphosphokinase, which translates into the protein MQNLHHDHVLHCSTQQQYRSIVVLNGKIPSSSFFKRDIPIIAVDGGANKLLSIGVKPDLVVGDLDSVNLDLRANLNTIYLPDQDYCDFSKAMAHLKTVKLLPSIVTGITGGAIDHILQNINIFLSTGSIFYTPSPPMVGYTLQKGITHFFSLPKNTKISLLGIPRAQISTKGLKWELHLSNLAFPGKNSCFNRSLGNKVSVEVHSGICLAMIYLETVDDAARHHVRQVKK